Proteins encoded in a region of the Prunus persica cultivar Lovell chromosome G4, Prunus_persica_NCBIv2, whole genome shotgun sequence genome:
- the LOC18779492 gene encoding receptor-like protein 2 has translation MLVQAYNLMAHVFLLFLLFSYIISTHIHACKQTERSSLLSFASTLSSSPLNWTSIDCCRWKGITCDQDGWVTHLLLPSEGLKGGISPFALVNLTHLNLSHNSLYGSLETQFFLSLNQLEILDLSYNRLSGELPLSLPSSSIRTVDLSSNHFYGAIPSSFFQQASNLTSFNVNNNTFTGYVPSSICLHYSPSLRLLDFSSNLFNGYLAPGLGKCSELQVFRASHNNLSGLLPEDIYNATKLEEIALPFNSLHGAISDKIVNLTNLAILDLSFNHFGGELPLNLGKLSKLKFVTFDFNNLEGALPPSLMNCTNLVELRLGNNNLEGDISMLDFSRLSQLTKLDLRLNNFTGTIPVSLYSCRSLKAIRFAKNHLEGQIQAEILSLKSLSFLSLGGNRFTNLTWAVKILMSFKSLHTLSLAGCYEGEGMPSDDDMVDFDGFQNLRLLNLAGSDLNGQIPLWLSKLKNLELLELGFNQITGPIPSWLGTLPRLFYINLSNNRISGEFPKTLCRLPRLLYGPNIASQADQYEFELPIYGRSSSIITTQTFPTHILDFFAPTIVLSKNNIVGDIPTEIGQLQLLQELDLDSNNFSGVIPDQLSNLKNLEVLNLSMNLLSGIIPSSLASLNFLKEFNVSYNNLEGSIPTGTQLQSFEASAFEGNPKLCGAPLLNKCEPNKGIDADNKNNKDVHNWLHQLPWFYIFAALGFIVGFWGVCGFLVINKTWRYAYF, from the coding sequence ATGCTAGTGCAAGCTTATAACCTAATGGCTCAtgtcttccttctcttcctcttattCTCTTACATTATATCTACACATATTCATGCCTGCAAACAAACTGAACGCAGCTCCCTCCTGTCCTTCGCCTCCActttatcttcttctcctttaaATTGGACATCCATTGATTGTTGTCGTTGGAAGGGAATCACTTGTGATCAAGATGGTTGGGTCACCCATTTGCTCTTGCCTTCCGAAGGGCTCAAAGGAGGTATCTCTCCCTTTGCACTTGTAAATCTCACCCACTTGAACCTTTCCCACAATTCACTATATGGTTCACTTGAAACTCAGTTCTTCTTGTCTTTGAATCAACTTGAGATCCTAGATTTGAGCTATAACCGTCTTTCTGGAGAGTTACCACTTTCCCTACCATCCAGCAGTATCCGGACAGTTGATTTGTCCAGCAATCACTTCTATGGTGCAATTCCATCTTCATTCTTCCAACAAGCAAGCAACTTGACTAGTTTCAATGTCAACAACAATACCTTCACAGGGTATGTCCCATCCTCTATTTGTCTCCATTATTCTCCCTCCCTAAGGCTACtggatttttcttccaatttatTTAATGGCTACCTTGCTCCTGGGTTAGGGAAGTGTTCTGAATTGCAGGTTTTTCGTGCCAGTCACAATAACCTCTCAGGATTACTTCCAGAAGATATCTATAATGCTACtaaacttgaagaaattgcATTGCCTTTCAATTCACTACATGGAGCCATTAGTGATAAAATTGTCAACCTCACCAACCTTGCCATCCTTGACCTCTCCTTTAATCATTTTGGGGGCGAGCTTCCTCTCAATTTGGGGAAGCTCTCCAAGTTGAAGTTTGTGACCTTTGATTTCAACAATTTAGAAGGTGCTTTGCCTCCATCTTTGATGAATTGCACAAACCTTGTAGAACTGCGTTTGGGGAACAACAACTTGGAAGGAGATATCTCCATGCTTGATTTCTCAAGACTGAGTCAACTTACTAAACTTGACCTAAGGCTCAATAACTTCACTGGTACAATTCCAGTAAGCCTTTACTCATGTAGGTCCTTAAAAGCCATTCGGTTCGCTAAAAACCATCTAGAGGGACAAATACAAGCtgaaattctttcattgaaaTCCTTGTCCTTCCTCTCGCTTGGTGGCAACCGATTCACCAACCTCACATGGGCAGTGAAGATATTGATGAGTTTCAAAAGTCTTCACACACTCTCGCTTGCTGGTTGCTATGAAGGTGAGGGAATGCCATCAGATGATGACATGGTTGATTTTGATGGATTCCAAAATCTTCGGCTATTGAATTTGGCTGGTTCCGACCTCAATGGTCAAATACCTTTATGGTTATCAAAGCTCAAGAATCTAGAGCTGTTGGAACTGGGTTTCAATCAAATCACTGGGCCAATTCCAAGTTGGTTGGGGACTCTTCCTAGGCTGTTTTATATAAACTTGTCAAACAATCGAATTTCAGGTGAATTTCCAAAGACACTTTGTAGACTACCAAGGTTGCTTTATGGACCTAATATTGCATCTCAAGCAGACcaatatgaatttgaattgccTATCTACGGCCGCAGCAGCAGCATAATCACAACTCAAACTTTTCCAACACATATATTGGATTTTTTTGCACCAACGATAGTCTTATCTAAGAATAACATTGTTGGTGATATACCTACTGAGATCGGCCAATTACAGCTTCTCCAGGAGTTGGATCTTGACTCTAACAACTTCTCTGGCGTCATTCCAGACCAACTATCGAACTTGAAAAATTTGGAGGTTTTGAACCTCTCCATGAATCTCTTGTCTGGAATAATCCCATCGTCATTGGCGAGccttaatttcttaaaagaatTTAATGTCTCATACAATAACCTCGAAGGATCAATACCAACAGGCACCCAGCTCCAAAGCTTCGAAGCTTCTGCGTTTGAGGGGAACCCAAAACTTTGTGGTGCGCCACTTCTAAATAAGTGCGAACCAAATAAGGGCATTGATGCAGataacaagaacaacaaagacGTGCACAACTGGCTCCATCAACTTCCATGGTTTTATATATTTGCAGCATTGGGGTTTATAGTAGGATTTTGGGGAGTTTGTGGTTTTTTAGTTATTAACAAGACATGGAGATATGCGTATTTTTGA
- the LOC109948607 gene encoding uncharacterized protein LOC109948607: MTLTGECEQHQEGFIEDPTTYRKLVGSLIYLTITQPDISYAVHTVSKFMQAPRHHHLSAVRRIIRYILGTPNRGLFFPTGSSLQLQAYSDADWAGCPDTRRSTTGWCMFLGDALISWKCKKQDHVSKSSTEAEYRAMSAACSEIIWLRGLLTELGFSPLHPTPLHADNTSITPVDMTRDTTRLINGLNRGRKEEALLEKESQDTWSKR, encoded by the exons ATGACTCTAACAGGAGAGTGCGAACAACATCAAGAAG GCTTCATTGAGGATCCTACTACCTATCGGAAGCTGGTTGGTAGTCTTATCTATCTAACCATCACCCAACCAGACATCTCTTATGCTGTTCACACTGTCAGCAAGTTCATGCAAGCCCCGAGGCATCACCATCTCTCTGCCGTTCGCCGCATCATTCGCTATATTCTTGGCACACCTAATCGTGGCTTGTTCTTCCCTACAGGTTCTTCTCTTCAGCTTCAGGCTTATAGTGACGCTGATTGGGCCGGTTGCCCAGACACCAGGAGATCTACTACTGGCTGGTGTATGTTTCTTGGTGATGCCcttatctcttggaaatgcaagaagcAAGACCACGTCTCCAAATCATCCACTGAGGCAGAGTATCGCGCCATGTCTGCTGCGTGCTCCGAGATCATTTGGCTGCGTGGTCTCCTCACAGAGCTTGGGTTCAGTCCACTTCATCCTACTCCACTGCATGCTGACAACACAA GTATTACACCGGTTGACATGACCCGTGATAcaacccgtttaataaacgggttaAACAG aggaaggaaggaagaagCCCTATTGGAAAAGGAGAGCCAGGACACGTGGTCTAAGAG GTGA
- the LOC18779243 gene encoding receptor-like protein 2, with translation MLVQVYNLMAHGFLLFLLLSCIISTNIHACKQTERSSLLSFASTLSSPPLNWTCLDCCRWKGITCDQDGWVTRLHLPSKGLQGGISPFSLANLTHLTHLNLSHNSLYGSLETQFFLSLNQLEILDLSYNRLFGELPLSLPSIYIRTVDLSSNHFVGAIPSSFFQQASNLTSFNVSNNSFTGYVPSSICQQHSSPFLRLLDFSSNVFSGNLAPGLGKCSKLQVFRAGHNNLSGLFPEDIYNATELEEIALPLNSLHGAISDKIVNLTNLATLDLYYNHFGGELPLNLGKLSKLKFVTFDFNNLEGALPPSLMNCINLVELRLGSNNLEGDISMLDFSRLSQLTKLDLRANNFTGTVPRSLYSCRSLKAIGLSGNHLEGQIEAEILSLKSLSFLSLAFNQFTNLTGAMKILMNCRSLHALLLSGSFVGEGMPSDDDMVDFHGFQNLRLLALAGSNLTGQIPLWLSKLKNLEILGLGFNQITGPIPSWLGTLPRLFYISLSHNRISGEFPQQLCRLPRLLYEPIASQVDNYEFEFPVFSTSISIGANQTYPQQKLYFLPGRIEVSNNNISGYIPAEIGQLQLLRKLALDSNNFSGIIPDQISNLKNLEVLDLSTNHLSGIIPSSLASLNFLKEFNASYNNLQGPIPTGTQLQSFNASVFEGNPKLCGAPLPNKCKPSKGIDAYNKNNKDVDNGLHQLPWFHIFVALGFIVGFWGVCGSLVINKTWRYVYFQFIDNLQDRLYVMIS, from the coding sequence ATGCTAGTGCAAGTTTATAACCTAATGGCTCAtggcttccttctcttcctcttacTCTCTTGCATTATATCCACAAATATTCATGCCTGCAAGCAAACTGAACGCAGCTCCCTCCTGTCTTTTGCCTCCACTCTATCTTCGCCTCCTTTAAATTGGACATGTCTTGATTGCTGTCGTTGGAAGGGCATCACTTGTGATCAAGATGGTTGGGTCACCCGTTTGCACTTACCTTCCAAAGGGCTCCAAGGAGGTATCTCTCCCTTTTCACTTGCAAATCTCACCCATCTCACCCACTTGAACCTTTCCCACAATTCACTATATGGTTCACTTGAAACTCAATTCTTCTTGTCTTTGAATCAACTTGAGATCCTTGATTTGAGCTATAACCGTCTTTTTGGAGAACTACCACTTTCTCTTCCATCTATTTATATACGGACAGTTGATTTGTCCAGCAATCACTTCGTTGGTGCAATTCCATCTTCATTCTTCCAACAAGCAAGCAACTTGACTAGTTTCAATGTCAGCAACAATAGCTTCACAGGGTATGTCCCATCCTCTATTTGTCAACAACATTCTTCTCCCTTCCTTAGGCTGttggatttttcttccaatgtATTCAGTGGCAACCTTGCTCCTGGGCTAGGGAAGTGTTCCAAACTACAGGTTTTTCGTGCCGGTCACAATAACCTCTCAGGATTATTTCCAGAAGATATTTATAATGCTACCGAACTTGAAGAAATTGCATTACCTCTCAATTCACTACATGGAGCCATTAGTGATAAAATTGTCAACCTCACTAACCTCGCAACCCTTGATCTCTACTATAATCATTTTGGTGGTGAGCTTCCTCTCAATTTGGGGAAGCTATCTAAGTTGAAGTTTGTGACCTTTGATTTCAACAATTTAGAAGGTGCTTTGCCCCCATCTTTGATGAATTGCATAAACCTTGTAGAATTGCGTTTGGGATCCAACAACTTGGAAGGAGATATCTCCATGCTTGATTTTTCCAGACTTAGTCAACTTACTAAACTTGACCTAAGGGCGAATAACTTCACTGGTACAGTTCCAAGAAGCCTTTACTCCTGTAGGTCCCTGAAAGCCATTGGATTGTCTGGAAATCATCTAGAGGGACAAATAGAAGCTGAGATTCTTTCATTGAAATCCTTGTCCTTCCTCTCTCTTGCTTTCAACCAATTCACTAACCTCACAGGGGCAATGAAGATATTGATGAATTGCAGAAGTCTTCACGCACTCTTGCTTAGTGGTTCCTTTGTGGGTGAGGGAATGCCATCTGATGATGACATGGTTGATTTTCATGGATTCCAAAATCTTCGGCTCTTGGCTTTGGCTGGTTCTAACCTCACTGGTCAAATACCTTTATGGTTATCAAAGCTCAAGAATCTAGAGATTTTGGGTCTAGGTTTTAATCAAATCACAGGGCCAATTCCAAGTTGGTTGGGGACACTTCCTAGACTGTTTTATATAAGCTTGTCACACAACCGAATTTCAGGTGAATTTCCACAGCAACTTTGTCGACTACCAAGGTTGCTTTATGAACCAATTGCATCTCAAGTAGACAactatgaatttgaatttcctGTCTTCAGCACCAGCATCAGCATAGGGGCAAATCAAACTTATCCACaacaaaaattgtattttttacCAGGACGGATAGAAGTATCTAACAATAACATCAGTGGTTATATACCTGCTGAGATAGGCCAATTGCAGCTTCTCCGCAAGTTAGCTCTTGACTCCAACAACTTCTCCGGTATCATTCCAGACCAAATATCTAACCTAAAAAATTTAGAGGTTTTGGACCTCTCCACGAATCACTTGTCTGGAATAATCCCATCATCATTGGCGAGTCTTAATTTCTTGAAAGAATTTAATGCCTCATACAATAATCTTCAAGGACCAATACCAACAGGCACCCAGCTCCAAAGCTTCAACGCTTCTGTCTTTGAGGGGAATCCAAAACTTTGTGGTGCCCCACTTCCAAATAAGTGCAAACCAAGTAAGGGCATTGATGCATATAACAAGAACAATAAAGACGTGGACAATGGACTTCATCAACTTCCGTGGTTTCATATTTTCGTTGCTTTGGGGTTCATAGTAGGATTTTGGGGAGTTTGTGGTTCTTTAGTTATTAACAAGACATGGAGATATGTCTATTTTCAATTCATAGACAATCTACAAGATAGGCTCTATGTGATGATAAGTTGA
- the LOC18781315 gene encoding tyrosine-sulfated glycopeptide receptor 1, whose protein sequence is MAHAFLLFLLLPSIISTNIHACKQTERSSLLSFAFTLTSPPLNWTSLDCCRWKGITCNQDGWVTRLILPSKGLKGGISPSSLENLTHLTHLNLSHNSLYASLETQFFLSLNRLEVLDLSYNRLFGKLPISLPSSNIRTVDLSSNHFIGAIPSSFFQQASNLTSFNVSNNSFTGYVPSSICPQHSSPFLRLLDFSSNLFNGNLAPGLGKCSELQVFRANHNNLSGFLPEDIYNATKLEEIALPLNSLHGAISDKIVNLTNLVILDLSFNHFGGELPLNLGKLSKLKFVTLDFNNLEGTLPPSLMNCTNLVELRLGNNNLEGDISVLDFSRLSQLTKLDLRINNFTGTVPVSLYSCRFLKAIRLAENHIEGQIQAEILSLKFLSLISFGYNRFTNLTGAMKILMSCKSLHTLCLSGSFVGEGMPSDDDMVDFDGFQNLRVLGLVRSNLTGQIPFWLSKLKNLEILALGFNQITGPIPSWLGTLPRLFYISLSHNRISGKFPQQLCRLPRLLHEPTASQGENYEFELPVFSANCFRIIANQNFQSQKLDFVPATIDLSANNIVGDIPTEISQLQLLHTLGLDSNNFSGVIPDQISNLRNLEVLNLSMNQLSGIIPSSLASLNFLKEFNVSDNNLEGSIPTGTQLQSFEASAFEGNPKLCGAPLPRCESNKGIDADNKNNKDVHNGLHELPWFYIFTALGFIVGFWGVCGSLIINKIWRYAYFRFIDNLQDRVYVMVIVRINMMKKRLRG, encoded by the coding sequence ATGGCTCATgccttccttctcttcctcttattGCCTTCCAttatatctacaaatattcatGCCTGCAAACAAACTGAAAGGAGCTCCCTTCTGTCCTTTGCCTTCACTCTCACTTCTCCTCCTTTAAATTGGACATCCCTTGATTGTTGTCGTTGGAAGGGCATCACTTGTAATCAAGATGGTTGGGTAACCCGTTTGATATTACCTTCCAAAGGGCTCAAAGGAGgtatctctccctcttcacTTGAAAATCTCACACATCTCACCCACTTGAACCTTTCCCACAATTCACTATATGCTTCACTTGAAACTCAGTTCTTCTTGTCTTTGAATCGACTTGAGGTCCTTGATTTGAGCTATAACCGTCTTTTTGGAAAGCTACCAATTTCTCTACCATCTAGCAATATCCGGACAGTTGATTTGTCCAGCAATCACTTCATTGGTGCAATTCCATCTTCATTCTTCCAACAAGCAAGCAACTTAACTAGTTTCAATGTTAGCAACAATAGCTTCACAGGGTATGTCCCATCCTCTATTTGTCCCCAACATTCTTCTCCCTTCCTTAGgctattggatttttcttccaatctATTTAATGGCAACCTTGCTCCTGGGTTAGGGAAGTGTTCTGAATTGCAGGTTTTTCGTGCCAATCATAATAACCTCTCAGGATTTCTTCCAGAAGATATCTATAATGCTACcaaacttgaagaaattgcATTACCTCTCAATTCACTACATGGAGCAATTAGTGATAAAATTGTCAACCTCACCAACCTTGTCATCCTTGACCTTTCCTTTAATCATTTTGGCGGCGAGCTTCCTCTCAATTTGGGGAAGCTCTCCAAGTTGAAGTTTGTGACCTTAGATTTCAACAATTTAGAAGGTACGTTGCCCCCATCTTTGATGAATTGCACAAACCTTGTAGAACTGCGTTTGGGAAACAACAACTTGGAAGGAGATATCTCTGTGCTTGATTTCTCAAGACTGAGTCAACTTACTAAACTTGACCTAAGGATCAATAACTTCACTGGTACGGTTCCAGTAAGCCTTTACTCATGTAGGTTCCTAAAAGCCATTCGGTTGGCTGAAAATCATATAGAGGGACAAATACAAGCTGAGATACTTTCATTGAAATTCTTGTCCTTGATCTCGTTTGGTTACAATCGATTCACCAACCTCACAGGGGCAATGAAGATATTGATGAGTTGCAAAAGTCTTCACACACTTTGTCTTAGCGGTTCCTTTGTGGGTGAGGGAATGCCATCTGATGATGACATGGTTGATTTTGATGGATTCCAAAATCTTCGGGTCTTGGGTTTGGTTCGTTCTAACCTCACTGGTCAAATACCTTTTTGGTTATCAAAGCTCAAGAATTTAGAGATCTTGGCTCtgggttttaatcaaatcaCAGGGCCGATTCCAAGTTGGTTGGGGACTCTTCCTAGACTATTTTATATAAGCTTGTCACACAACCGAATTTCAGGTAAATTTCCACAACAACTTTGTCGACTACCAAGGTTGCTTCATGAACCAACTGCATCTCAAGGAGAGAATTATGAATTTGAACTTCCTGTCTTTAGTGCCAATTGCTTCAGAATAATcgcaaatcaaaattttcaatcgCAAAAATTGGATTTTGTTCCAGCAACGATAGACTTATCTGCGAATAACATTGTTGGTGATATACCCACTGAGATAAGCCAATTGCAGCTTCTCCACACGTTGGGTCTTGACTCCAACAACTTCTCCGGCGTCATTCCAGACCAAATATCTAACCTAAGAAATTTAGAGGTTTTGAACCTCTCCATGAATCAATTGTCTGGAATAATCCCATCGTCATTGGCGAGccttaatttcttaaaagaatTTAATGTCTCAGATAATAACCTCGAAGGATCGATACCAACAGGCACCCAGCTCCAAAGCTTCGAAGCTTCTGCATTTGAGGGGAACCCAAAACTTTGTGGTGCGCCACTTCCAAGGTGCGAATCAAATAAGGGCATTGATGCAGataacaagaacaacaaagacGTGCACAATGGGCTTCATGAACTTCCatggttttatattttcacTGCGCTGGGGTTCATAGTGGGATTTT